The Takifugu rubripes chromosome 7, fTakRub1.2, whole genome shotgun sequence genome has a segment encoding these proteins:
- the setd2 gene encoding histone-lysine N-methyltransferase SETD2 isoform X3, with protein MERQCDLLHFVEEEGSGASVKVEGLSKAALIKSLSPRVILSNHLLPKGTKMKVNLEDQGRQKVSFSFAQTKKPLQSLFSIPTSPDKSAGDLPPISSPTNADKRGQVAERKPELKLTPVSPAAETIAPSVVSPATKLKTDLSKMHFKKQILSVSVTEEDPAPGALEEPNSFEVHDLPNSASQSAAEFSLPPPQSSASVRHSENTPAESPETKASPALKKPTAPSGKDSESSTSAEAEFYNRKTRSQSATAPPGSESDGDTAPMSSSHKSADSSRKASSESRNKEVKKSSFNTHVEDKDKGSSKRSENHERSSSYSKSDRDSKHTYSRSSRSDKDRRRTRSRSRSRSRSRGSRTSSSHSRPDRSRGDCGSRSDRSYYHDSDRRSHRGSPRRDRRRSRSRTDRNRDSSDSEDDHRKARTRASDSSRPSAYSGLYKDSKSFSYSKSEKGCKSSDSPHLSEFDKRTQSSKSDRTSKRPSDSDSQRKGFPDLDSSYRKSSSHHKSESHKSSSSSTRSRSQMHERHQKSSSSDSDAEQRGKTHISDRRSGSEESSQKRSSTADSKQVTPPRTSVQTSEPDRQSPNVFQSPHRATQCANTAESCTQRESELSDCHLTGSECNNQTFEEQVASTEKSLQESLPMMMDTDCLNQVNVTLEIYNQSSEDRPHVNSSPAIFSSCNDSLACGLEKEVVGSFPGAALVDKEDASIAQDAQQSCKTEVIELNIVSTVDVPHGTEMSLKSESSCVESRNRVTVKPQLMDTAKKSSVGTKKSRWDIVGQVTSDGDNSQRTLCSEGKPTVKKVISVKEIELPHQQGSDSSQKDIETHSTQGRLTEIWTHDVISKSTEMHRERSEPSQGGNSGQRVSSNAYADNRAANIQICTGDGDREGASSKLSRADGSAGLSEATDSDNSDYDSDCGEVIKRLHSVVVVPKNSSLTIDTHDTVATQCTPFSRSGVQNPSILAHVNTSEVPQQRLGNPPAAFVGTSVTRTHVNDSSFNSLLCQSQSNMIDSTSHSEASASIRTQPYTAGDISVQGTVPGPTHGDFIRQCEQECKQGDTSSRGEKMYSHYQAVNFSNADNINGKIGFSLGWGFSQPEQPSSTYQQPDSSHGPHLASTKMTGAFLQHQEHMQSTALWNHQSLNMQSSGQNFHHMHQHYQETTSVVHPDSLTNDHDDYSGEKRSKTDNDSTGSISHPLDPSSFVQGHEISSNSRGSIVSDPPRDDHLRPHRGRGPPKKRRPEVESDSDNEAEAGPADKRERLGDIGTSKETQAKTDAHRPSLSLQDFHDANKWKEHSKSKKMPPYFDLIEENLYLTERKKSKSHRDIKRMQCECPVLPREERSKGALACGEDCLNRLLMIECSSRCQNGAYCSNRRFQMRQHADFDVILTEDKGWGLRAAKALPSNTFVLEYCGEVLDHKEFKTRVKEYARNKNIHYYFMALKNNEIIDATLKGNLSRFMNHSCEPNCETQKWTVNGQLRVGFFTTKAVTAGTELTFDYQFQRYGKEAQKCFCGTLSCRGFLGGENRVSVRAAGGKMKKDRSRKSALTTVDEELEALLENGEGLYDEKQVVSLCRLMVRVETMEQKLMCLKLIQDTQNSSCLKQFLDHHGLSLLWIFMVELSEAKGNSSNNTKLQLEILKTLAVLPISTKNMLAESKVLTFIQRWAQTKSILQPAEMDGYSSENTSRAQTPLNTPDGTSSKVGQELDSDNTKPVSRRLKIISENSLDSAISDASKVSDGKEEEDDEEEEEEESSNANGKLLKADPGGEAADPGGEATDPGGEAADPGGEAADPGGKAADLGGEPTDPGGKAADPGGEAADPGGKAADPGGEAADLGGEAADLGGEAADLGGEPTDPGAKATDPGGEAADLGGEAVDPGGEAADLGGEAADLGGEAADLGGEAADLGGEAADLGGEAADLGGEAADLGGEAADPGGEVTDHGAEAAAPGAEAADPTKGAVVDPVEEEQKDPDVNSDTQREETEGGLDRNITLTEVSTEGHSDRQMMPVIAHKEQSGEEQLRHTASEMTDLEGHKPDFEAESQPMQVDAVDVPPQNNETEVTKQDADKAASGSEEQPGETSTDATLISETPEACVPSEVSQATPAETSVIGTPSQDEEEGVSDVESERSQEPQLNALDVSTMASRLLESWKDLKEVYRIPKKSQVEKEANDRSRDRDTAFTPRSMSSSRERERERDKDRERDRDRDYDRDRDWDRDWDRDRDRDRDRSSDKTPRSTERRRRRSTSPPSSYERSSRRTEERFDPSNSNKTPRGAVGGKERNKLSTEERRKLFEQEVAQREAQKQQQLQQQQQQQLQTMAYNAPLAYTSSPGFVTYPPGYPMQTFVDPSNPNAGKVLLPTPSVEPTLTYEQTPSQQNISDIGLNSPSSTSQATPVSNLSHHITTTNLTTGSHQQYVQPTVATQDAGVAVLPVPAQTAPQVQGQQSYTTLWDPTTQQTVTVQAQPAQQYTAAPAQAQPQTAIYYQGQPCQTIYSIPTAYPQPNTPVIQAYSEPTASYLHSQPVYSGHQQGVVVQQGGTVTTIVTSQTVQQERIVPNNVIDLPPPSPPKPKTIVLPPNWKVARDPEGKIYYYHIVTRQTQWDPPTWEGGGENTNVDHESEMDLGTPTYDENPNKFSTKTAEADTSSELAKKSKETFRKEMSQFIVQCLNPYRKPDCKLGRISNTEDFKHLARKLTHGVMNKELKACTNPEDLECNENVKHKAKEYIKKYMQRFGSVYRPKEDTEVF; from the exons AGAAGAGGGAAGCGGTGCCTCG gtgaaggtggagggCCTGTCCAAGGCAGCTTTAATCAAGAGCCTGTCTCCCAGAGTCATACTGTCCAATCATCTCCTGCCCAAAGGTACGAAGATGAAAGTCAACCTGGAGGATCAGGGCCGTCAGAAAGTGTCCTTCAGCTTTGCACAGACCAAGAAGCCATTGCAGAGCCTGTTCAGCATCCCGACCAGCCCTGACAAGTCCGCAGGTGACCTTCCCCCCATCTCGTCACCGACAAACGCGGACAAAAGAGGCCAGGTCGCCGAGAGGAAACCCGAGCTAAAGCTAACGCCCGTGTCGCCAGCAGCAGAGACGATTGCCCCGAGTGTCGTTTCCCCGGCTACAAAGCTAAAAACAGACCTGAGTAAGATGCATTTCAAAAAACAGATTCTCAGCGTCTCTGTGACAGAAGAGGACCCAGCACCCGGCGCGCTAGAGGAACCAAACTCATTTGAAGTCCACGATCTGCCAAACTCAGCAAGTCAAAGTGCAGCTGAATTCTCTTTGCCGCCTCCTCAGAGTTCTGCCAGCGTCCGCCACTCTGAAAATACTCCCGCTGAATCCCCCGAGACAAAGGCGAGTCCCGCTCTCAAGAAGCCAACTGCTCCCTCAGGAAAAGACAGCGAGAGTTCCACCAGTGCTGAGGCGGAGTTCTACAATAGGAAAACCAGGTCCCAGTCTGCTACTGCTCCCCCTGGATCGGAGTCTGATGGCGATACAGCCCCAATGTCTTCCAGTCACAAATCAGCTGATTCCAGTAGAAAAGCAAGCTCTGAAAGCAGAaacaaagaggtgaagaagtcTTCCTTTAACACACATGTGGAGGACAAGGATAAAGGTTCCTCGAAGCGCTCGGAGAATCACGAAAGGTCGTCTAGTTATTCCAAATCGGACCGTGACTCTAAACACACTTATTCACGCTCGTCTCGATCGGACAAAGATCGCAGAAGGACCAGGTCGAGGTCGCGCTCGCGCTCGAGATCGAGGGGATCTCGAACCAGTTCATCTCACTCGAGACCGGACAGATCGAGAGGCGACTGTGGGTCCCGCTCCGATAGGTCCTACTACCACGACTCTGACCGCAGATCACACAGAGGTTCTCCTCGCAGAGACAGAAGACGCTCCCGCTCTCGGACCGACAGAAACCGTGACAGTTCCGACTCTGAGGATGATCACAGGAAGGCGAGGACGAGGGCGAGTGATTCCAGCAGGCCTTCAGCCTATTCAGGCCTATATAAAGACTCTAAATCATTTTCCTACTCAAAGTCTGAGAAAGGCTGCAAATCTTCAGATTCTCCTCACTTGTCAGAGTTTGATAAAAGAACCCAATCCTCAAAGTCTGACAGGACTTCAAAACGACcgtcagattcagattcccaGCGCAAGGGCTTCCCTGATCTGGACTCCAGTTACCGTAAATCTAGCTCCCATCACAAGTCAGAAAGCCACAAATCATCCTCTTCGAGCACGCGCTCTCGCTCTCAGATGCATGAAAGACACCAAAAAAGCAGCTCCAGCGATTCTGACgcagagcagagagggaagaCGCATATCTCGGACAGAAGGTCGGGCTCAGAGGAGAGCTCCCAGAAGAGAAGCAGCACGGCAGATTCGAAACAGGTGACGCCTCCCAGAACCTCAGTGCAAACCAGTGAACCCGACAGACAATCACCAAATGTGTTTCAGAGCCCTCACAGAGCAACACAATGTGCAAATACGGCAGAATCTTGCACTCAACGTGAATCGGAACTGAGCGACTGCCACCTAACTGGCAGTGAGTGCAACAATCAGACCTTTGAGGAGCAGGTGGCGAGTACAGAAAAGAGTTTGCAGGAATCTCTTCCCATGATGATGGATACAGACTGCCTAAATCAAGTAAACGTCACCTTGGAGATTTATAACCAGTCTTCTGAGGACCGACCACATGTAAACTCTAGTCCCGCCATCTTCAGTTCCTGCAATGACAGTTTAGCGTGTGGCCTGGAGAAGGAGGTTGTTGGATCTTTTCCAGGAGCAGCATTAGTAGATAAAGAAGATGCATCTATTGCACAGGATGCCCAGCAGAGCTGTAAAACGGAGGTGATTGAGCTGAATATTGTTTCAACAGTCGATGTGCCACACGGCACAGAGATGTCACTCAAATCCGAGTCATCGTGCGTTGAATCAAGGAATCGGGTCACGGTTAAACCGCAGCTGATGGATACGGCAAAAAAGAGCAGCGTTGGTACTAAAAAGTCTAGGTGGGACATTGTTGGGCAGGTCACTTCAGACGGCGATAATTCGCAAAGGACTTTGTGTTCCGAGGGCAAACCTACTGTCAAAAAAGTAATCTCTGTCAAAGAAATCGAGCTACCTCATCAGCAAGGTTCTGATTCCAGTCAGAAGGATATCGAAACACATTCCACACAGGGTAGGCTGACTGAAATCTGGACGCACGACGTCATCTCGAAAAGCACCGAGATGCACAGAGAGCGAAGTGAGCCGTCCCAGGGGGGCAACAGCGGCCAGCGTGTATCCTCAAACGCCTACGCAGACAACAGAGCTGCAAACATCCAGATTTGCACTGGTGACGGCGATCGCGAAGGAGCTAGTAGCAAACTGAGCAGGGCCGATGGATCGGCGGGGCTGAGTGAGGCCACCGATAGCGACAACTCGGACTATGACTCCGATTGTGGCGAGGTCATTAAACGTTTGCACTCTGTGGTGGTGGTGCCAAAAAATTCTTCCTTGACAATAGATACGCACGACACGGTGGCAACACAATGCACTCCATTCAGCAGATCAGGAGTGCAGAACCCCAGTATCCTGGCTCATGTGAATACCAGTGAAGTCCCACAACAAAGGCTGGGAAATCCTCCCGCTGCGTTCGTAGGGACCAGTGTTACACGGACTCACGTGAACGATTCATCTTTTAACAGCTTGTTGTGCCAATCCCAGAGCAATATGATAGATAGCACCAGCCACTCTGAGGCCTCTGCCTCTATTCGCACTCAGCCTTACACGGCTGGTGACATCAGTGTCCAGGGTACCGTCCCTGGCCCCACCCACGGAGACTTTATCAGACAGTGTGAGCAGGAGTGCAAACAGGGTGATACAAGCAGCAGGGGTGAAAAAATGTACTCCCATTATCAAGCTGTTAATTTTTCAAATGCTGACAATATCAACGGCAAGATTGGATTTAGCCTCGGTTGGGGGTTTTCACAACCAGAACAGCCCAGTAGTACATACCAGCAACCAGACAGCAGTCACGGGCCGCACTTGGCCAGCACGAAAATGACAGGAGCCTTTCTCCAGCACCAGGAACACATGCAAAGCACTGCCTTGTGGAACCACCAATCCCTGAATATGCAGAGCAGCGGGCAAAACTTCCACCACATGCATCAACATTATCAGGAGACTACAAGTGTCGTCCATCCCGACTCCTTAACCAATGACCACGATGACTACAGCGGTGAAAAACGCAGTAAAACAGACAACGACAGTACTGGTTCTATCTCGCATCCTTTGGATCCTTCCAGTTTTGTCCAAGGTCATGAAATAAGCAGCAATAGCAGGGGCTCCATCGTATCTGACCCCCCCAGAGATGACCACTTAAGACCTCACAGGGGCCGGGGGCCCCCGAAGAAAAGGCGTCCAGAGGTGGAGTCAGATTCGGACAACGAAGCAGAAGCTGGGCCTGCAGACAAGAGGGAGCGTCTCGGAGACATCGGCACCTCTAAGGAGACCCAGGCGAAGACCGACGCACACCGTCCGTCTCTCTCCCTGCAAGACTTTCACGATGCCAACAAATGGAAGGAGCATTCTAAATCCAAAAAGATGCCCCCCTACTTTGACCTAATCGAGGAGAATCTCTACCTGACTGAGAG AAAGAAGAGTAAATCCCACCGAGATATCAAGAGAATGCAGTGCGAGTGTCCAGTGCTGCCCAGGGAGGAGCGTTCAAAGGGAGCGTTGGCCTGTGGGGAAGACTGTTTGAACCGTCTCTTGATGATTGAATG TTCCTCGCGGTGTCAGAATGGAGCGTATTGTTCTAATAGGCGCTTTCAGATGAGGCAACACGCAGACTTTGATGTTATCCTCACAGAGGACAAAGGATGGGGACTCCGAGCAGCTAAAGCTCTGCCCTC aaacacatttgtgCTTGAATACTGTGGGGAAGTATTGGACCACAAAGAATTTAAAACAAGGGTGAAAGAATATGCTCGCAATAAGAACATACACTACTATTTCATGGCTCTAAAGAATAATGAG ATCATCGATGCAACACTCAAGGGTAATTTATCTCGGTTTATGAATCACAGCTGTGAGCCCAACTGTGAGACACAGAAG TGGACTGTCAATGGTCAGCTGAGAGTCGGCTTTTTCACCACCAAGGCTGTCACTGCAGGAACAGAGCTGACATTTGATTACCAGTTCCAGAGATATGG CAAGGAAGCACAGAAATGCTTCTGTGGAACACTGAGCTGCAGAGGATTTCTGGGTGGAGAAAACAGAGTTAGTGTCCGGGCAGCTGGAGGGAAAATGAAGAAAGACCGTAGTCGAAAAAGTGCTCTCACCACG GTTGATGAGGAGCTGGAAGCATTACTGGAAAATGGAGAAGGGCTGTACGATGAAAAACAGGTGGTGTCTCTCTGCAGACTCATGGTCCGAGTGGAAACCATGGAGCAGAAACTCATGTGCCTCAAACTCATCCAA GATACTCAGAATTCATCGTGTCTGAAGCAGTTCTTAGACCATCATGGGTTGTCTTTGCTCTGGATCTTCATGGTGGAGCTGTCTGAAGCTAAAGGCAACAGTTCCAATAACACCAAACTGCAGTTAGAG ATTCTGAAAACCTTGGCCGTGCTGCCCATCTCTACTAAGAACATGCTGGCAGAGAGCAAAGTTCTGACCTTCATCCAGAGGTGGGCCCAGACAAAATCTATACTTCAGCCTGCTGAGATGGATGGGTATTCCAGTGAGAATACATCCCGTGCTCAGACGCCCCTCAACACTCCTGATGGAACTTCCTCAAAAGTGGGGCAGGAATTAGATAGCGACAACACCAAGCCTGTTTCCCGCCGCCTTAAAATTATCAGTGAAAACAGCCTTGACAGCGCAATCTCCGATGCTAGCAAAGTGTCTGatgggaaagaagaagaggatgatgaggaggaggaagaagaggaatcCTCTAATGCAAATGGGAAACTGTTGAAGGCAGACCCTGGGGGTGAGGCTGCAGACCCTGGGGGTGAGGCTACAGACCCTGGGGGTGAGGCTGCAGACCCTGGGGGTGAGGCTGCAGACCCTGGGGGTAAGGCTGCAGACCTTGGAGGTGAGCCTACAGACCCTGGGGGTAAGGCTGCAGACCCTGGGGGTGAGGCTGCAGACCCTGGGGGTAAGGCTGCAGACCCTGGGGGTGAGGCTGCAGACCTtggaggtgaggctgcagaccttggaggtgaggctgcagaccTTGGAGGTGAGCCTACAGACCCTGGGGCTAAGGCTACAGACCCTGGGGGTGAGGCCGCAGACCTTGGAGGTGAGGCCGTAGACCCTGGAGGTGAGGCCGCAGACCTTGGAGGTGAGGCCGCAGACCTtggaggtgaggctgcagaccTTGGAGGTGAGGCCGCAGACCTTGGAGGTGAGGCCGCAGACCTTGGAGGTGAGGCCGCAGACCTtggaggtgaggctgcagaccttggaggtgaggctgcagaccCTGGGGGTGAGGTTACAGACCATGGGGCAGAAGCTGCAGCCCCTGGGGCAGAAGCTGCAGATCCAACCAAAGGAGCTGTGGTTGATCCAGTGGAGGAGGAACAGAAAGATCCTGATGTAAATTCTGACACTCAACGCGAGGAAACAGAGGGGGGTTTGGACCGAAACATTACATTGACGGAGGTCTCAACAGAGGGTCATTCAGATCGCCAAATGATGCCAGTTATAGCTCACAAGGAACAGAGtggagaggagcagctcagacacacagcGTCGGAGATGACTGATCTTGAAGGACACAAGCCTGATTTTGAGGCAGAGAGTCAGCCTATGCAAGTAGATGCTGTTGATGTTCCACCTCAGAATAATGAAACAGAGGTAACAAAACAAGATGCTGACAAAGCTGCTTCTGGCAGTGAAGAACAACCTGGTGAAACCTCCACAGATGCTACGCTAATTTCAGAGACCCCAGAGGCCTGTGTGCCTTCTGAGGTTTCACAGGCAACCCCTGCGGAGACATCGGTGATAGGCACACCTTCtcaagatgaggaggaaggcgTCTCCGATGTGGAGAGTGAACGGAGTCAGGAGCCCCAACTTAATGCTTTGGATGTTAGTACGATGGCGTCCCGGCTGCTAGAGAGCTGGAAGGATCTGAAG gaggTCTACAGAATACCAAAGAAGAGTCAAGtggaaaaagaagcaaatg ATCGCAGTCGTGATCGGGACACGGCTTTTACGCCAAGATCTATGTCTAGTAGCCGAGAGCGGGAAAGGGAGCGAGACAAGGACAGGGAGCGTGATAGAGACCGAGATTATGACCGAGATCGTGATTGGGACAGAGACTgggaccgggaccgggaccgggaccgGGACAGATCCTCTGACAAAACTCCACGTAGCACCGAGAGACGGAGAAGGCGTTCCACTTCCCCACCTTCGTCCTACGAAAGGAGCAGTCGGCGAACTGAGGAACG GTTTGACCCATCTAACAGCAACAAAACCCCTAGAGGTGCTGTGGGTGGGAAGGAGCGGAACAAGCTGTCCACAGAGGAGCGCAGGAAGCTGTTTGAGCAGGAGGTTGCTCAGCGCGAAgctcaaaaacagcagcagcttcaacagcagcagcagcagcagctacagacgATGGCATACAATGCCCCTCTGGCCTACACCTCCAGCCCTGGGTTCGTTACATATCCTCCTGGATATCCCATGCAGACCTTTGTGGATCCCTCCAACCCCAACGCAGGAAAGGTACTGCTGCCTACCCCTTCAGTCGAGCCCACCCTCACTTACGAACAGACACCTTCCCAGCAGAATATCTCAGACATTGGACTCAACTCTCCATCCTCCACTTCTCAGGCAACTCCAGTTTCTAATCTCTCtcatcacatcaccaccacTAACCTCACAACTGGCAGCCACCAGCAGTACGTGCAGCCGACTGTAGCAACCCAGGACGCCGGTGTAGCGGTCCTGCCTGTACCAgctcagacggcccctcaggTTCAGGGCCAGCAGAGCTACACCACTCTCTGGGACCCCACTACTCAACAGACGGTGACAGTGCAAGCCCAGCCGGCACAGCAGTACACTGCAGCCCCAGCACAGGCTCAGCCTCAGACTGCCATTTATTACCAGGGACAGCCATGCCAGACCATCTACAGCATTCCCACTGCTTACCCTCAGCCCAACACTCCCGTTATACAG GCATACAGTGAGCCAACTGCTAGTTACCTGCATTCCCAGCCTGTGTATTCTGGTCATCAGCAAGGAGTAGTGGTCCAGCAGGGAGGCACAGTCACCACCATTGTTACATCACAAACTGTCCAACAG GAAAGGATTGTGCCCAACAATGTGATagacctgccccctccctctcctccaaaaCCCAAAACTATTGTCCTACCTCCTAACTGGAAAGTTGCCCGAGACCCCGAAGGAAAGATCTACTATTACCATATTGTCACGAG GCAAACACAGTGGGACCCTCCGACCTGGGAAGGCGGCGGGGAGAACACTAATGTGGACCACGAATCAGAGATGGACCTGGGAACACCCACCTATGATGAGAACCCTAACAAG TTTTCCACCAAGACGGCTGAGGCGGACACTTCCAGTGAACTGGCTAAAAAGAGCAAAGAGACGTTCCGTAAAGAG ATGTCCCAGTTTATAGTGCAATGTCTAAATCCTTATCGAAAGCCGGACTGCAAATTGGGCCGCATCAGTAACACAGAAGACTTTAAACACTTGGCCAGAAAG CTAACGCACGGAGTTATGAATAAAGAGTTGAAAGCTTGCACCAACCCCGAGGACCTCGAGTGTAATGAGAATGTGAAGCACAAGGCCAAGGAGTACATCAAGAAGTACATGCAGAGGTTTGGTTCCGTGTACAGGCCCAAGGAGGACACCGAGGTGTTCTAG